ATGAGTGATTTCAAGAGTATTCCTAACAATTTAATATCTTTGAAAAGATTAAGATCCCAACATATCGTTAATACACGCTGACCTTCCATTacaaagataaataaataaggactTAAAAGGAAAGattcaaaaaaatcaaagattacTAACTCCCTTTAGTTTATAGAATAAGTCATCGAAGAAAGCAGATAACTTGTAAGATCTCACCAATGGCTTGAAAATCCTAAAACTTCAATCGAACAAAATTCTATTCCAACCTATCATAAACCTTGGACATATTCAACATTTCAACTTAATGGTAACCCATCCATGTTTCCCTTCACAATTTTGTAAACATTGTATGAATAATTTGTCTTCCTTTTACATAAGCAGATTGAAAAGGAGTGACGATTCTATCTAAAAGACTGTGTAAACAGAAAGCCAACAACTTTGAAATATAATCAATAGACCTCGTTTTAGAGTTAATTTTagtcaaggttttaagtatcttaaCGTATTTGTCGACACTAATCAATATGTATCTTATTTTTAGGGTATCGTATGATAAAACACCGATACGATAAATATGTGACCCGATATGATTAATACTCTCTGatacaatacgtctcttaaaatcatctTTTCGATacaatacccgataccgatactttaagcCTTCTTAGACATTTTATGATAAAAACAAACTGGTATTACAATCACCTtagtatataaatatatataataaaaattttcGATAGACCAATAAGCCTATCATGAGTTGTGGTAAACTGCCAAACTCGGATAATTTGAGACTCGGTTCTCAGCTGTAGTTTCAGCATTAATGATGCTCTGTAGACCGCACTTGTGACTGTGAGCTCTAAAGGGTTGAAGCGTGGTTTGTAATCTCGAATCGGATCGGTCAATATCTGTCCGATCGAATTGGTATCGGGAGTAGTCGATCCCGATCTTAGAGCGATCCTGATCAGGTTTTGTGAATTGGTAATTGGATCGGATAACCCATTCGAATTTGACGATTTGATCTGCATGATTTGCAGAGAAGGACCCATATTTTTACCTTGATTCTTCATTGAGATTCACAGATTTGGGAGACTGCAATCTACgagaaaaaaaggggagatTTGGGAGAATCAAATCTGCGAAAAAAAAGGTCGGAATCTTACTGTTTTAGAAGATggaattagggctgcaacagggtcgggttgggccgggctttttaaaaccctagcccaaccctgagtgcccttagctgggcccaggcccgcctTGACCCTGATTCagggcctaaataccttgatcctaaccctgaccctgatgggccaagcccagcccaaacccgccctgattgaccctggccctacaataattaaattaaaattacaagacaaaagatgtgagagaggaggcttgaacccaagattTTTGGTAGCTATTGGATTTTACACAATACAAACTGCCAAGTGCGGTAGGTGCTTGAGATACATATaataccttttattttttaataaataaagaaatttcttcagggacaaaatcagggtcggactgacccgaggtctcaaccccgaccctgactcaacgCCAAGAATTTCTGGCCTTAACCCGTCCTCAGGGtcagaaatcttagcccaggccctgttcaggccgacaaggccaaacttgcagccctagatGGAATTGAgtgagggatttttttttttttttggtaaaagagtAAGGGAATATTTCATTCCATGAAAACATTGATCAGCTTAAGGCAACTAGGGTTTTAAAGCCCAAAATttttaattcttcttcatcGTAGCCTTTCATACTCTGATTTAGAGATTTGGTAGCTTCAAATGCACGAGATTAAAAGGGAAAGATCTTACCTTGGAGGGATCTCACCGTTTTTTATTAGGAATTAAACCTGGATTCCTCTTAAACAATAGCGATAGTGAAATTGACAAGGTGGAAAAGTTAAACTAACACAAAAATAGGGATTAGATtagctcaacaataggtattaGATAAGCTCAACAGAAAATTAGGGATTAGAGAGCCGTAGAAACAGTGATTACTGTTTTTTTtagaattattatttttttaatattttttttgactGATACAATAATCGATTCCGTAAAGCCTGGATTTTGATATTTTTGGCCAGTCTAGGATGATTTTGACGGATCCGAATCGATATCGACCTAGACTGATCCCGAGTCCGATACCTAAGATTACGAACCTTGGGTAGAAGTGACTCGGCACCAATTTTGCTTTAGACTCTGTGTCTTAGTAGCAGAATGAGTCGAACATAACACATGGGAGTTAGAAAGAGACAAGACATGAAAGTAGTGATGGATCCTCTCATACCCAACTCTCAACTCTTTTGATTCAGTTGGGGAGTCTGATGGTAAGTTATATGTCATTGTCTTGAGGGTCGGTGAAGGGATTCCCCatcttgccccccccccccccccaatctaTGCCGGCCTGCCGGTTAGATTAGAAGCACCCAACCACTAACACTAACTGAAGGTTGGTGAAGCACCAAGGATCTCTTAATCTGATATCAAATTTAACCACTCAAAGAAAACCATCAATCAAAAAGGCGGCTCAAACCAAATAGctctgttctttcttcttgCCAGTCTGGCCTCAACCCCCTTGCTTCTCCAGCCCTTTTTCTCATGCTATTTCTAAACTATAATGCTTTTCCTCAAACAAAAACAGCACACAATAACCAATATAACCAAGATGATGATCAAAGCACACTCAAATCACAAGAGACATCCAAACAAAAATCATCTCACTAAATTTGAATCCATTTTCATGAATACCTCAACAGTAGTGAAAGATTATCAACACACCACTGCATGCAGGGTCCATTTTGTTAGGGTTTAACAGCAAGAGAAATGGTTAGAACCTGGGTTTGACATTAACTGAGAAGCACAAAATGGGGGAGAGAATGCAGGATTCAGCTAAACCACAGGAATTACTCCCACAGAACCCACACACATCCTGCTACCGTACTACCTCTCCTGTTTGCTGCATGCCTCCTCTCGGTCACCTCCTAATTGTCGGTGGCAAGAGAACCAAACAAAGATGCGAGAAGAGCAACTAGCCCGAAAACACGATTTCCACATGACCTCATGGAGTacaatttattttattaattcattGCCCTTCTAGTTATTATTAATTCACAAGTAAAAGACTTCATGGAGCATCCAAATTGCACATATACAGCTTACTCAAGTCTCTTTCAAGGTGATTTAAAAATTTAAGTATAAAACTGGTTCATAAATTACTTGAATCCATTTATATTAAGCAAAATAGAGAAACACATTGATCCAGGCATTCACTAGAGAGTACAGACTAACAGACAATAGTATAAAGATGGAATACCATGCAAGTTCAAAACATAAATGTCTTTTCCTCCCCAGGATGGAGGAATAGGGAACTCTGGCAACTAGGTAAAAGAAACATCTGAACCCATAACTGAAGcaatagaaaggaaaagaatttaAAGAATCAACTTCAACTTCTAACTCTGATCACATGGTCCCCACCACAAGCTAACCCACTTAAGCATCCTGTCTATGCCACAGCAGGCATGTCCTTGAGCCATGAATCCAGAGGCTTACCGATGGAGTAGACGATGAAACCAATCTCCCTCAGCTTCCCCACGTTCAAAATGTTCCTCCCATCGAACACAAAGGCAGGCTTCTGCATGTTATCATAGATCTTCTGGTAATCGAGTGTCTTGAACTCATCCCATTCTGTCAAGACACAGATAGCGTGGGCATCCTTTGTAGCCTCATAAGCATCCCAAGTCACACTAACTTGCTTCACAGAGGAAGGGCTCATTGGCTGCAAGTGAAGAGGGTGATCCCAGTCAAATTTGTTCATTGACAAATCCCTCTGGATCTGATCTTCATTGACTTGAGGATCGTAGATGCTCAAGCGGGCCTTATCACCCAAGAGCCCCTTGCAAACATCAATAGCGGGGGTCTCTCTTGTGTCGCCAGTGTCCTTCTTGAATGCAAACCCAAGCACTGCAATCTTCTTACCTGAAACGGTATTGAACATGGAGGCAACCACCCGATTCACGAAACGATTCTTCTGGTAATCATTCATGCTGATGACCTGTTTCCAGTAATTCGCTACCTCAGGGAGGCCATTGCACTCGCAGATGTACACCAGGTTGAGGATATCCTTCTGGAAGCAAGAACCACCAAAACCAACACTGGCATTGAGGAACTTGGGCCCAATTCTTGTATCCTTACCAACAGCATGAGACACCTGGGAAACATCAGCTCCAGTTGCCTCACAAAGAGCTGACATTGCATTGACAGATGAAATCCTTTGTGCCAAGAAAGCATTGGCTGCTAGCTTGGACAGCTCTGCAGACCAGAGATTGGTACATATGATTCGGTCTTCAGGCACCCAATGGGCATACACATCCTTCAAAGCTTGGATTGCCTTCTGGCCCCCTGGAGTTTCCCGGCCACCAATAAGCACCCTGTCAGGTTTGATGAGGTCTTGGATTGCAGTCCCCTCAGCAAGGAACTCTGGGTTTGAGAGAATTTGGAAGTTGATGCCCTTGCTGTTGTGGGTTAGAATCTTCTCAATTGCCTCCGCTGTTTTAACTGGAACAGTTGATTTCTCAACAACAATCTTGTCTGACTTTGATACATCGGCGATCATACGGGCTGCACTCTCCCAGTAAGTCAAATCTGCTGCCTTGCCTGCTCCAAGGCCCCGAGTTTTAGTCGGGGTGTTGACTGATACAAAAACTATATCAGCCTCAGAGACATGTTTCTCTACATCAGTGCTGAAGAAGAGGTTCTTTCCTCTGCACTGCTTCACCACGTCATCAAGACCAGGCTCATAGATAGGGAGCTGGTCGCTGTTCCAGGCATTGATGCGAGGTACAGATATATCCACAACAGCCACTTCAATTGACGGGCACTTGAGAGCAATCATAGCCATGGTAGGTCCACCAACATACCCGGCTCCAATACAGCAGATCTTCaccatttttccttgttatgGACAACCTGAAAGATTGCAAATTTATACTTCAGGATAAAGAAAGCATTGGAAATAAATACCATTCCAGATACCCATATAACAGttaggagagaaaggaaaacgAAAAATCAGAGCCCATCAAGTTGGATAAATAGCTAGTCTCTGGTCAGAGTATCAGACCAATAGATCCTAAAACAGGATTACCGTTGAAACTggtaaataaatacaaaatccTTCCCCAAAACGAAATTGTTTCAATTTGACAGATAATTTGCTAAAAAATTGTCAAGCACAACAGAAAAATGAAATTGATTTCAGATAGAGAATCCATAAAAATTGGGCCAGGAGGGAGAGGGACAGAAGTTGTAGAACCCATGTAAAAGCATGTGGCATAGAAAGAGGGCAAAGCAAAAAAGAATGGTTTTTGTACCAAATGGTGACATTGGCCTACAATTTGTGGAACCGAGATCACATATGAAAAAGTAGATTTCCCCGTACGGATCGCAGTTTTCAGATCTACAACAAAATGTACTACCAACCGATCTGTGCATTCCAAGAGAACCCCATTTTATATCATATGAGAACGACAGAAAACCCACAAACGCAAagaggaaactaaaaaaaaaaatcaccaacaAACAAATTCTCCTCAAACAGGAAATAGAACAGTACTAATTCAGAAGATGGCAGACGCCACTACCCATACCAGCAATGCAGAACTACATGAGAACTGTAATGTTAATTTGAAGTCTCAAGTTCAGATCACTATACCTACTGAAAAAAGCTTCTTTTCCGCTCTTGGAATCCGTgaaaagagaatgaagaagaaaggttagATCTCTAAAGAGAGAATAACCGTCAAAGAGAACAGAGGTGGAAGAGAGGTGGAAACGGTCGATCTCTAAAAGAGAGCAAGAGACCTCAGTTTCTTCTACAGGAAAACAAAGAGACCAAGAGCACCATTAAATACCCAAAAGCCCATCTAAGATCTACCCCGCTCAGATTGTAACAACAAAGCAAAGTCAAATTTAACCGCTGAACTGGAATATTCAAACACGTTTTCAACACAGCtgcttatatttttttttaaatcatattATTATTAGATCATATAaggaaaaatacataaaaacaaatttacaggaaagtgaagaaaaaaaaatcaaaatccatgTTCCAGCAAAACCCAGATtctaaataattaaaacaaactTAGGCAGAAACCCTTCAGCTAaactgtgaaaaaaaaaaaaaaaaaaaccaaattttaTTAGGGTTTATCAGAAACGTcctaaattgaaaatcaaattctagAATTCTGCAGTTTAATCAGTTACTCATTTATCAGAATatgccaaaaaataaattttccaaaaggaaaaaaaaaaaataaataacacaaagGGTATCTGAGAAATCATGGTGAAATGCATTATTATTTAGGGTTTTAACTGGGCACGAGAATTTGACCAATCCTGGTAAAAAGCATTGAGAAGAAAACTTGAAGAATCAGAAAGAACGTGTTTGATCATTGATGGGCTCAGACGGCATTGAGTAAGGTTGAAGCCacagattaaaaaataaataaaaaaagaaaaagtgacaGGTCGAAAACCTATTTCTTAGAAACAAAACTAAGTTCAATCAACGTGTTCATGCCGTATAAAATGcctaaaaaattattaaaaaaagaagaagaacagagattaattagaaaagaaaacgTGTAATTAAGCAatcgtgaagaagaagacataaaGATGAATAAattaccttttttcttttcttttcttctactggTATAGTGAGTGTTTCTTTGAGGGTCTATCTCTCTACTTTTGATTTAGGAGATATTTAATGGACTCTCACTTCCTTAGGTAAAATTTTGCCGTTTACCTTCCAGGCGATACTCACGACTCTTTCCGTTGAAATTGCAAAACCTGGGAGCACTTGTGAAAAGCATCTCTTGATATTAATCTCcattaattataaaattaattaattaattaaatgaaaatttccTTCCTTTTAGATGAATAACTCAAAGCCAGTCCTATTTCCTTTCTTAATTATCTTACcaaaaatgggaagaaaaaataggcaaaaaatcaaattttggatTTTGCCATTAAATATTTTGGTCCAGGGGTGCGTCGATCTTTTCGTGATAGACTGTGTTTGGGCATAGATACACAATCTGAGGCACAGGAAATCCGATTTCATCTGCAAAACCTCCTTGAGTATTCTATTTTATCTCTTAATTCCCAACCATATTTTTCAGAATTGGAGCGATTACTAAATCCATGcttgaaagagaagaagacacaGTCCAGTAGAGTCCACAAGGACTACCACCCTATACTATTGTCAACTCTTTCAAGAGAAATTGAATGGTTTACTAATTaagtttgggaaaaagaactttgtacCCCACCTCATGAAAAGACAGAAATGCTACCTCTATTGATGCTTCATCACGTGTTCTCATGGGCCCCCTGTACGTGCAAGGGCCACGTTCTCTGCATAAACACTTCCCCATTAAgtgttgataaaaaaaaatgttaattgGTCACATAACTCTTACACTTAGAAAGAGAAGCATGTGAAAGTACCACCCTAGCCCCATACAAAatctcatctatgttgatgccccaaCATCTACTTTCATTAACCCGGTGCTGGTGCTGGTGCAGGTGCAGGCTTTACACAACCAAACAATGAGCTATTGCCCTTAAGTTTTGTTTAAAACTACCCTTACATACTCCATTTTAGACTTTTACTATTCATTTAATCGGGTGTCACCTGAAGATGACACAATCGTTTTCTCATAATAACATGTGGTCTCTTGTGGCTACCAATAGTGTCAACCTGTTTTGTCCAGTAGTGAAACCTtgcacctaaaaaaaaaaaaaaaaactgttttgtcAAGTAGCCAGCAATTGTAAtaccattaaaaaaacaaaaaaaaaactggtccACGCCATTAGGTAGGTATGGTCGCACCTCCgtatctcttctctcctccacCCTAGATCattatctgttccattttctTGCCTGGTCCATTTCCCCAAACCCCTCTAATAATGCACAGGGcaggaaatggagcaaataATTTTCCCCTCCACCCTCGTTGCATTCTAATATATGATACTGCGTTGTCACATCTTATTGGTGCATTGCTCATGGTGTATGCTCAAAAAATCCTCTACTTAAATGCTAATAcgtgttttaccaaaaaataaataaaaaatgctaATACATGTCATATTTTTctattgaaattaaaaaaaaaaaaaaagtaaactcCAATTTTATTATGCCCCTCTCCTTATATAATAATGGTTTAGGGGCTCTTAACTCTTAAGAGATGTGTATGCTGCATTTAGTATTAAATATTTGgtaactagtttttttttttgtaagaatatTTGGTAGCTAATCATTTTATTAATTTGGCGAGGACAACTCACAATGATCagagatgaaaaagaaaatatataaaaaagagTGTTTGAATGACACTTCTATAGGTGTGCTTAGGACTTGACGCTTTACAGTTGatacatttttttaattgtcgattgtcttatt
The nucleotide sequence above comes from Telopea speciosissima isolate NSW1024214 ecotype Mountain lineage chromosome 3, Tspe_v1, whole genome shotgun sequence. Encoded proteins:
- the LOC122654432 gene encoding UDP-glucose 6-dehydrogenase 2, with the protein product MVKICCIGAGYVGGPTMAMIALKCPSIEVAVVDISVPRINAWNSDQLPIYEPGLDDVVKQCRGKNLFFSTDVEKHVSEADIVFVSVNTPTKTRGLGAGKAADLTYWESAARMIADVSKSDKIVVEKSTVPVKTAEAIEKILTHNSKGINFQILSNPEFLAEGTAIQDLIKPDRVLIGGRETPGGQKAIQALKDVYAHWVPEDRIICTNLWSAELSKLAANAFLAQRISSVNAMSALCEATGADVSQVSHAVGKDTRIGPKFLNASVGFGGSCFQKDILNLVYICECNGLPEVANYWKQVISMNDYQKNRFVNRVVASMFNTVSGKKIAVLGFAFKKDTGDTRETPAIDVCKGLLGDKARLSIYDPQVNEDQIQRDLSMNKFDWDHPLHLQPMSPSSVKQVSVTWDAYEATKDAHAICVLTEWDEFKTLDYQKIYDNMQKPAFVFDGRNILNVGKLREIGFIVYSIGKPLDSWLKDMPAVA